A window from Azoarcus sp. DD4 encodes these proteins:
- the purE gene encoding 5-(carboxyamino)imidazole ribonucleotide mutase encodes MIENTAAAQPVVGIIMGSNSDWPTMQAAAKVLTEFGVPFEARVVSAHRTPDLMFEYAASARARGLQAIIAGAGGAAHLPGMVAAKTTVPVLGVPVQSKALSGQDSLLSIVQMPKGIPVATFAIGEAGAANAGLFAVALLANQDAVLAERLEAFRARQTQAVLDMKLD; translated from the coding sequence ATGATCGAGAACACCGCTGCGGCGCAACCCGTCGTCGGCATCATCATGGGTTCGAATTCCGACTGGCCGACCATGCAGGCTGCCGCCAAGGTGTTGACCGAGTTCGGCGTACCCTTCGAGGCGCGCGTGGTTTCGGCTCACCGCACCCCGGACCTGATGTTCGAATACGCGGCAAGCGCGCGCGCGCGCGGCCTGCAGGCCATCATTGCGGGTGCCGGTGGTGCGGCCCATCTGCCGGGTATGGTGGCGGCCAAGACCACGGTGCCGGTACTCGGTGTGCCGGTGCAGTCCAAGGCCTTGTCGGGCCAGGATTCGCTGCTTTCCATTGTGCAGATGCCCAAGGGCATTCCGGTGGCGACCTTCGCGATCGGCGAGGCGGGTGCTGCCAATGCCGGCCTGTTCGCGGTGGCCTTGCTGGCCAATCAGGATGCCGTGCTTGCTGAAAGGCTCGAGGCGTTCCGGGCACGCCAGACCCAGGCCGTGCTCGACATGAAACTGGATTGA
- a CDS encoding response regulator transcription factor: MSESHAAPDQQIFIVDDDEALRDSLVWMLESSGYRVAAFDSAEAFLAAWSDLMAGCLVLDVRMPGMSGLELFEELGRRRCTLPVIFITGHGDVPMAVAALKKGAADFIEKPFADRDMLRLVAQCLEQERASRGKRRQEADTARRLEHLTQREREVLDLIIAGKLNKQIADVLGISIKTVEVHRARVMEKMGAHSLAELVQHVVTVEPAAPTR; encoded by the coding sequence GTGAGCGAATCGCACGCCGCGCCTGACCAACAGATTTTCATCGTCGACGACGACGAGGCCCTGCGTGATTCCTTGGTGTGGATGCTCGAATCCAGCGGTTACCGGGTGGCCGCCTTCGATTCCGCCGAGGCCTTCCTTGCGGCGTGGAGCGACCTTATGGCGGGTTGCCTGGTGCTGGACGTGCGCATGCCGGGCATGAGCGGGCTGGAATTGTTCGAAGAGCTGGGCCGTCGCCGCTGCACCTTGCCGGTGATCTTCATTACCGGTCATGGCGACGTGCCGATGGCCGTGGCGGCGCTGAAGAAGGGCGCCGCCGACTTCATCGAGAAGCCCTTTGCCGATCGCGACATGCTGCGCCTGGTGGCGCAGTGCCTCGAGCAGGAGCGTGCCAGCCGGGGCAAGCGCCGCCAGGAGGCGGACACGGCGCGCCGGCTGGAGCACTTGACCCAGCGCGAGCGCGAGGTGCTCGATCTCATCATCGCGGGCAAGCTCAACAAGCAGATTGCCGACGTGCTGGGCATCAGCATCAAGACGGTGGAAGTGCACCGTGCCCGCGTCATGGAGAAGATGGGCGCGCATTCGCTCGCCGAACTCGTCCAGCACGTGGTCACGGTCGAGCCCGCTGCGCCGACGCGTTGA
- a CDS encoding PAS domain S-box protein, producing the protein MPDSNKTAMQTPLRWYWTAPYVAVVVFALSMLALVWLLQTRELENQRNAVARDVQWAEQTMRLHMQGTEEFLGQLARDLANETLDPDAFQVRANQHIANSGELVNITWVGADEVVRWSAPFDTTDWLAGDALTQVQTFPFNRAREVGRPIYGEPYKSPRGGMVLEVYVPVRHGRGFRGAIVGVYSIEGMVRYLVPGWFAEKYRLALDNVRGETLAVNSALRDTDETLSFQIPLDPPGNGLSLRATAFRTSGALPQALPTVLIVGLSVIVLWSLWMLRNHVLRRVQVEKERDRLFNLSLDMLCVVGFDGAFRRCNPAFEHILGHAPEALPGSALLDIVHRDDVAATLEQMRRLTSGEPVKFENRCRCADGSYKWLVWSINPVREEKLVYGVAHDITGRKAAEEALRAESAFRKAMEESVLTGLRAIDLSGRIIYVNSAFCRMVGFSEQELIGSGAPFPYWPTEEFDICRRNLELTLAGRAPPSGFEMRIRRKNGERLDARFYLSPLIDLEGRQTGWMASVTDITEPKRVRAALEAAHERFEAVIDGLDAAVFVADARTDEILFANRAFKSIHGFDAVGRTVRGVAVPQPERGDYRVDPRGLTVGDLPRELFDGELQHPLSGRWYHVREHATRWVDGRVVRMGIATDITDRKQTAEVSRQQEERLQRTARLITMGEMASTLAHELNQPLSAIANYCAGCVTRIQGGGWKQEDILGAMQKASFQAERAGKIIRRIREFVKKSEPRRSAVQISDVLDDALGFADIDARRVGIRIVADVAHDLPAVYADRIMIEQVLLNLVRNGLDAMADTLASERELTVRARAFGPHAVEVAVIDRGHGISEDDRMRLFTPFYTTKAEGMGMGLNICRSIIEFHDGRLVVDANPEGGTIFSFTLPTEAASERIARRA; encoded by the coding sequence ATGCCCGATTCGAACAAGACCGCGATGCAGACGCCACTACGCTGGTACTGGACGGCGCCTTATGTCGCGGTCGTGGTATTCGCGTTGTCCATGCTCGCCCTGGTGTGGCTGCTGCAGACCCGTGAGCTGGAGAATCAGCGCAATGCGGTCGCACGCGACGTTCAATGGGCCGAGCAGACCATGCGCCTGCACATGCAGGGGACGGAGGAGTTTCTCGGTCAGCTCGCCCGCGATCTCGCCAACGAGACGCTGGATCCGGATGCCTTCCAGGTGCGTGCCAACCAGCACATCGCCAACAGCGGCGAATTGGTCAACATCACCTGGGTCGGCGCCGACGAGGTGGTGCGCTGGTCGGCACCCTTCGATACCACCGACTGGCTGGCCGGCGACGCGCTCACGCAGGTGCAGACTTTCCCCTTCAACCGGGCGCGCGAGGTGGGCCGGCCGATCTACGGCGAGCCCTACAAGAGCCCGCGCGGCGGCATGGTGCTGGAAGTCTACGTGCCGGTGCGCCACGGCCGGGGCTTTCGTGGCGCCATCGTCGGCGTGTATTCGATCGAAGGCATGGTGCGCTACCTCGTACCGGGCTGGTTTGCCGAGAAATACCGGCTGGCGCTCGACAACGTGCGCGGCGAGACGCTGGCGGTGAATTCGGCGCTGCGCGATACCGACGAGACACTTTCCTTCCAGATTCCGCTCGACCCGCCAGGCAACGGCCTGAGCCTGCGGGCGACCGCTTTCCGCACCAGCGGCGCCTTGCCGCAGGCGCTGCCGACGGTACTGATCGTCGGGCTCTCGGTCATCGTGCTGTGGAGCTTGTGGATGTTGCGCAACCATGTGCTGCGCCGGGTGCAGGTGGAAAAGGAGCGCGACCGGCTCTTCAACCTGTCGCTCGACATGCTGTGCGTGGTGGGGTTCGATGGTGCTTTCCGCCGCTGCAATCCCGCCTTCGAGCACATCCTTGGCCATGCGCCGGAGGCCTTGCCGGGTTCCGCCTTGCTCGACATCGTCCATCGTGACGATGTTGCTGCGACCCTGGAGCAGATGCGGAGGCTGACCAGTGGCGAGCCGGTGAAGTTCGAAAACCGTTGTCGTTGCGCCGACGGCAGCTACAAGTGGCTGGTGTGGAGCATCAACCCGGTGCGCGAGGAAAAACTGGTGTATGGGGTGGCGCACGACATCACCGGCCGCAAGGCGGCGGAAGAGGCCTTGCGTGCCGAGTCCGCCTTCCGCAAGGCGATGGAAGAGTCGGTGCTCACCGGTCTGCGCGCGATCGACCTGAGCGGTCGCATCATCTATGTGAACTCCGCCTTCTGCCGCATGGTCGGTTTCAGCGAACAGGAGCTGATCGGTTCCGGTGCGCCCTTCCCGTACTGGCCGACCGAGGAATTCGACATCTGCCGTCGCAACCTGGAACTTACCTTGGCCGGCCGCGCGCCGCCCAGCGGTTTCGAGATGCGCATACGGCGCAAGAACGGCGAGCGGCTGGATGCGCGCTTCTACCTGTCGCCGTTGATCGATCTCGAAGGCCGCCAGACCGGCTGGATGGCTTCCGTCACCGACATCACCGAGCCGAAACGGGTGCGCGCGGCGTTGGAAGCGGCGCACGAACGCTTCGAGGCGGTGATCGACGGGCTGGATGCCGCAGTGTTCGTGGCCGACGCGCGTACCGACGAAATCCTCTTCGCCAACCGGGCCTTCAAGAGCATCCACGGTTTCGATGCGGTCGGCCGCACGGTGCGCGGCGTTGCTGTACCCCAGCCCGAGCGCGGCGACTACCGCGTCGATCCGCGCGGCCTTACCGTCGGCGATCTGCCGCGCGAGCTGTTCGACGGCGAACTGCAGCATCCGCTGTCGGGGCGCTGGTATCACGTGCGCGAGCACGCCACGCGCTGGGTGGACGGTCGTGTCGTGCGGATGGGTATCGCCACCGACATTACCGACCGCAAGCAGACCGCGGAGGTGTCGCGCCAGCAGGAAGAGCGCCTGCAGCGCACGGCGCGCCTGATCACCATGGGCGAGATGGCGTCCACGCTTGCGCACGAGCTCAACCAGCCGCTGTCGGCCATCGCCAACTACTGTGCCGGCTGCGTGACGCGCATCCAGGGCGGCGGCTGGAAGCAGGAGGACATCCTGGGCGCGATGCAGAAGGCCAGTTTCCAGGCCGAGCGCGCCGGCAAGATCATCCGCCGCATCCGCGAATTCGTGAAGAAGAGCGAACCGCGCCGCAGCGCGGTGCAGATTTCCGACGTGCTGGACGACGCGCTCGGCTTTGCCGACATCGACGCGCGGCGCGTAGGCATCCGCATCGTGGCCGATGTGGCGCACGATCTGCCCGCCGTGTACGCCGACCGGATCATGATCGAGCAGGTGCTGCTCAATCTCGTGCGCAATGGTCTCGATGCGATGGCCGACACCTTGGCGAGCGAGCGCGAGCTTACGGTGCGGGCTCGCGCCTTCGGGCCGCATGCGGTGGAGGTGGCAGTGATAGACCGTGGTCACGGTATCAGCGAGGACGACCGCATGCGGTTGTTCACGCCCTTCTACACGACCAAGGCCGAGGGGATGGGGATGGGGCTCAACATCTGCCGTTCCATCATCGAGTTCCACGATGGCCGGCTGGTGGTCGACGCCAACCCCGAAGGCGGTACCATATTCTCATTCACCTTGCCCACGGAGGCCGCCAGTGAGCGAATCGCACGCCGCGCCTGA
- the folD gene encoding bifunctional methylenetetrahydrofolate dehydrogenase/methenyltetrahydrofolate cyclohydrolase FolD: MSARIIDGNALAARVRGEIAERAAALTGRGVQPCLAVILVGENPASAVYVRNKVAACEKAGIRSLRFDYPQDVAPEVVMGKLAELNADTAVHGILVQLPLPPQFDEAAVLEAINVAKDVDGFHAENVGRLSQNQEAFLPCTPHGVMKMFEAEGVPLAGAEAVVIGRSNIVGKPMAMLLTNAGATVTVCHSKTRDLQFHTRRADIVVAAIGKPRFVTGEMIKPGATVIDVGINRLPDGKLCGDVDFDSAKDVAGLITPVPGGVGPMTITMLLENTVISAVRAARAAGK; this comes from the coding sequence ATGAGCGCTCGCATTATCGATGGCAACGCGCTGGCAGCGCGCGTGCGTGGCGAGATCGCCGAACGCGCCGCAGCGCTCACCGGTCGGGGTGTCCAGCCCTGTCTCGCCGTCATCCTCGTCGGCGAAAACCCGGCTTCCGCTGTTTATGTGCGCAACAAGGTTGCCGCATGCGAGAAGGCCGGCATCCGCTCGCTGCGCTTCGACTACCCGCAGGACGTGGCGCCCGAAGTGGTGATGGGCAAGCTCGCCGAGCTCAATGCCGACACTGCCGTTCACGGCATCCTGGTGCAACTGCCGCTGCCGCCGCAGTTCGACGAGGCTGCAGTGCTGGAGGCGATCAACGTGGCCAAGGACGTCGACGGTTTCCATGCCGAGAATGTCGGCCGCTTGTCGCAGAACCAGGAAGCCTTCCTGCCGTGTACGCCTCATGGCGTCATGAAGATGTTCGAGGCCGAGGGCGTGCCCCTGGCGGGCGCGGAGGCGGTCGTGATCGGCCGTTCCAATATCGTGGGCAAGCCGATGGCCATGCTGCTGACCAACGCCGGTGCCACCGTGACCGTGTGCCATTCCAAGACCCGCGACCTGCAGTTCCACACGCGCCGGGCCGATATCGTGGTCGCCGCGATCGGCAAGCCGCGCTTCGTCACCGGCGAGATGATCAAGCCGGGTGCTACCGTGATCGACGTCGGCATCAACCGCTTGCCGGACGGGAAGCTCTGTGGCGACGTGGATTTCGACTCGGCGAAGGACGTGGCCGGCCTCATTACGCCGGTGCCGGGTGGCGTGGGTCCGATGACGATTACCATGCTGCTCGAGAACACGGTGATTTCGGCCGTGCGTGCCGCTCGCGCAGCGGGGAAGTGA
- a CDS encoding ABC transporter substrate-binding protein — protein sequence MLSAGFFRSCRAHLVALLLLLQPLQVQAAMPDPIRIGVSGPFTGGSSPMGISMREGIRIATAEINASGGVLGRPFELVERDDEARNERGTLIAQEFIQREHVVAGLGIVNTGVALASQRHYQEARIPMLTAVATGSLITKQFLPPEHPDNFIFRVSANDTLQAKMIVEEAVLRRRFTRIAIFHDATNYGLLGRLDLQHALEEHNIRPVTVERFHLRQVDMTAQLQRARDAGAQVILTYGIGPELAQIANGMARMNWSVPLVGSWTLAMSNFIDNAGPNAEGARMPQTFIAEPTTPRRRAFLEAWRRATGTERIPVPPAAAQGYDSVLLLAAAIRQAGSTDGDRIRDALENLRNPVEGVIMTYDRPFSRDSHETFTASQHIHMGEVRKGLIVFAYDEDRRRAVRQ from the coding sequence ATGCTCTCCGCCGGATTCTTCCGTTCGTGTCGCGCGCATCTAGTCGCGCTGCTGCTCTTGTTGCAGCCTCTTCAGGTCCAGGCCGCCATGCCCGACCCGATCCGGATCGGCGTTTCCGGCCCATTCACCGGCGGTTCCAGCCCCATGGGCATCTCCATGCGCGAGGGCATCCGCATCGCCACTGCGGAAATCAACGCGAGCGGTGGCGTGCTCGGCCGACCGTTCGAACTGGTCGAACGCGACGACGAAGCGCGCAACGAGCGCGGCACGCTGATCGCCCAGGAGTTCATCCAGCGCGAACACGTCGTCGCAGGCCTAGGCATCGTCAATACCGGCGTAGCCCTCGCCAGCCAGCGCCATTATCAGGAAGCTCGCATCCCCATGCTGACCGCGGTGGCCACCGGGTCGCTCATCACCAAGCAGTTCCTGCCACCCGAACATCCGGACAACTTCATCTTCCGCGTCTCGGCGAACGACACCCTGCAGGCGAAGATGATCGTGGAAGAGGCGGTGTTGCGCCGCCGCTTCACCCGCATCGCCATCTTCCACGACGCCACCAACTACGGCCTGCTCGGACGCCTCGACCTTCAGCACGCACTGGAAGAACACAACATCCGGCCAGTCACGGTCGAGCGCTTCCATCTGCGTCAGGTCGACATGACCGCGCAGTTGCAGCGCGCGCGCGACGCCGGCGCGCAGGTTATCCTGACTTACGGCATCGGTCCCGAACTGGCGCAGATCGCGAACGGCATGGCGAGGATGAACTGGAGCGTGCCGCTGGTCGGCAGCTGGACGCTGGCAATGTCCAATTTCATCGACAATGCCGGCCCCAACGCCGAGGGCGCGCGCATGCCGCAGACCTTCATTGCCGAACCGACCACCCCCCGGCGCCGTGCCTTTCTGGAGGCCTGGCGCAGAGCCACCGGCACGGAGCGAATTCCGGTGCCGCCGGCCGCGGCGCAGGGGTATGATTCCGTCCTTCTGCTCGCGGCAGCGATCCGACAGGCGGGCAGCACCGACGGAGACCGGATCCGGGACGCGCTGGAAAACCTGCGCAACCCGGTCGAAGGCGTGATCATGACGTATGATCGTCCCTTCTCTAGAGACTCGCACGAAACCTTTACCGCATCGCAACATATACATATGGGCGAGGTGCGCAAAGGTCTGATCGTATTTGCGTACGACGAGGACCGCCGCCGGGCGGTACGGCAATGA
- a CDS encoding 5-(carboxyamino)imidazole ribonucleotide synthase produces the protein MILPPATLGMLGGGQLGRFFVSAAHEMGYKVWVLDPDPHSPAGRIADRHLVAAYDDYTALDALAAECAAVTTEFENVPADTLDYLAKFIPTHPAASAVAVCQNRIAEKRFLADNGLPHGPFAVIRGEDDIRDASAGLFPAVLKVARFGYDGKGQARVADRDEALAAFRHFKGEACVLERLLKLDYEVSVVLARDEGGTVRCFSPGENQHRNGILDVTIAPARASACLRDSAQEIAERIAEKLSYVGTLGVEFFVCGGELYVNEMAPRPHNSGHHTIDACDVSQYEQQLRALCGLPLASPRQHSAAVMVNLLGELWYEGGHGNGAYREPAWDVLAGMPGLRLHLYGKHHARPGRKMGHFTVIGEDAGAVLARAMEARAAIGVHDE, from the coding sequence ATGATTCTTCCGCCTGCCACCCTCGGCATGCTCGGCGGCGGCCAGCTCGGCCGCTTTTTCGTTTCTGCTGCCCATGAGATGGGTTACAAGGTCTGGGTGCTGGATCCGGATCCGCACAGTCCGGCCGGGCGCATTGCCGATCGGCACCTGGTGGCCGCCTACGACGATTACACGGCGCTCGACGCGCTGGCCGCCGAGTGTGCAGCGGTGACGACCGAGTTCGAGAACGTACCGGCCGACACCCTGGACTATCTGGCCAAGTTCATTCCGACCCACCCTGCGGCGAGTGCGGTGGCGGTTTGCCAGAATCGCATCGCGGAAAAGCGTTTTCTGGCGGATAACGGTCTGCCACATGGTCCTTTCGCCGTGATCCGCGGCGAAGACGATATCCGCGACGCCAGTGCAGGACTTTTCCCGGCCGTGCTGAAGGTGGCGCGCTTCGGCTACGACGGCAAGGGCCAGGCTCGTGTTGCCGATCGTGACGAGGCACTCGCCGCCTTTCGCCACTTCAAGGGCGAGGCCTGCGTACTTGAGAGGTTGCTGAAACTCGATTACGAGGTGTCGGTGGTGCTGGCGCGCGACGAGGGCGGCACCGTGCGCTGTTTTTCGCCCGGTGAGAATCAGCATCGCAACGGCATTCTCGACGTCACCATCGCGCCGGCGCGCGCGTCTGCCTGCCTGCGCGACAGTGCGCAGGAAATCGCCGAGCGGATTGCCGAAAAGCTGTCCTATGTCGGGACGTTGGGGGTCGAGTTCTTCGTCTGCGGCGGCGAACTCTACGTGAACGAGATGGCGCCAAGGCCGCACAACAGCGGTCATCACACGATAGACGCGTGTGACGTGAGCCAGTACGAACAGCAACTGCGGGCCTTGTGTGGCCTGCCGCTTGCCAGTCCGCGCCAGCATTCGGCGGCGGTGATGGTCAATCTGCTGGGGGAGCTCTGGTACGAGGGCGGTCACGGCAACGGGGCCTACCGCGAGCCGGCATGGGATGTGTTGGCCGGGATGCCCGGGCTCAGGCTGCATCTGTATGGCAAGCATCACGCGCGTCCGGGTCGCAAGATGGGGCATTTCACCGTGATCGGCGAGGATGCTGGGGCGGTGCTGGCGCGTGCCATGGAGGCGCGGGCGGCGATAGGCGTGCACGACGAATGA
- the carA gene encoding glutamine-hydrolyzing carbamoyl-phosphate synthase small subunit gives MTAFPPALLALADGTVFFGKGIGAVGSTVGEVVFNTSMSGYQEILTDPSYCRQIVTLTYPHIGNTGINREDVEADRVHAAGLVIRDLPILPSNFRMDQRLDAYLKAENIVAIAGLDTRKLTRVLREKGAQAGCIVTAAEGSTLNVEAAIAEARSFPGLAGMDLAKVVSVKEPYEWAEGEWVLGQGYVPQTAPRFHVVAYDFGIKRNILRMLADRGCRLTVVPAQTPASVVLGMKPDGVFLSNGPGDPEPCDYAIEAIRQIVAAKIPTFGICLGHQLLALASGAKTMKMKAGHHGANHPVKDLDSGQVLITSQNHGFAVDSAVMPDSLRVTHVSLFDGTNQGLVRTDAPVFSFQGHPEASPGPHDVAYLFDRFIKLIEASK, from the coding sequence GTGACTGCTTTCCCGCCCGCCCTTCTTGCGCTTGCCGACGGCACCGTCTTCTTCGGCAAGGGTATCGGTGCGGTTGGCAGCACGGTTGGCGAGGTTGTGTTCAATACCTCGATGTCGGGCTATCAGGAAATCCTGACCGACCCGAGCTATTGTCGCCAGATCGTGACGCTGACTTATCCGCACATCGGAAACACCGGTATCAACCGGGAGGACGTCGAGGCGGATCGTGTGCATGCTGCCGGCCTCGTCATCCGTGATTTGCCGATTCTCCCGTCCAACTTCCGCATGGATCAGCGACTCGATGCCTATCTGAAGGCCGAGAACATCGTCGCCATCGCCGGCCTCGATACGCGCAAGCTCACTCGTGTGCTGCGCGAGAAAGGGGCTCAGGCGGGCTGTATCGTTACTGCGGCCGAAGGCAGCACACTCAACGTCGAGGCGGCGATTGCCGAAGCCCGCAGCTTCCCCGGGCTGGCCGGCATGGATCTGGCCAAGGTCGTCAGCGTCAAGGAGCCCTACGAGTGGGCCGAGGGCGAGTGGGTGCTGGGACAGGGTTATGTTCCGCAGACCGCGCCACGCTTCCATGTGGTTGCCTACGACTTCGGCATCAAGCGCAACATCCTGCGCATGCTGGCCGATCGCGGCTGCCGCCTGACCGTCGTGCCGGCGCAGACGCCTGCCAGCGTGGTGCTCGGCATGAAGCCCGATGGCGTGTTCCTGTCGAACGGCCCCGGCGATCCGGAGCCCTGCGACTACGCGATCGAGGCGATTCGCCAGATCGTTGCAGCGAAGATCCCGACCTTCGGCATCTGTCTCGGCCATCAGTTGCTGGCGCTCGCGTCCGGTGCAAAGACCATGAAGATGAAGGCGGGCCACCACGGCGCCAATCACCCGGTAAAGGATCTGGACAGCGGGCAGGTGCTGATCACCAGCCAGAATCACGGCTTTGCGGTGGATTCCGCAGTCATGCCTGATTCGCTGCGGGTCACCCATGTGTCGCTGTTCGACGGCACCAACCAGGGTTTGGTCCGTACCGACGCCCCGGTGTTCTCGTTCCAGGGGCATCCGGAGGCGAGCCCGGGCCCGCATGACGTCGCCTATCTGTTCGACCGCTTCATCAAACTGATCGAAGCGAGCAAGTAA
- a CDS encoding L-threonylcarbamoyladenylate synthase, whose protein sequence is MSARTAPALIVEPTADNIRRAADLLRAGELVGLPTETVYGLAADALDPVAVRKIFAAKGRPADHPLIVHLPDADHLPRWAASIPKEAVALARAYWPGPLTLILKRESGVPDEVTGGQDTVGVRVPAHPVALALLRVFDSGLAAPSANRFGRISPTTAAHVADELAGRLAMVLDGGPCEVGIESTILDLSRLAEHGPEILRPGAISPEDIAAVIGRRPHVRGEASAIDDAVVPRVSGALAAHYAPRTPLCLIDGVRLVEEASVLAGEGSRVAVLARTVADPHDARLIWRSAPATAAPYAHELYATLRELDALGADFIVVEELPRTLEWRAIGDRLGRAAVGSGGESDET, encoded by the coding sequence ATGAGCGCCCGCACGGCGCCGGCGCTCATCGTAGAGCCCACTGCCGACAATATCCGCCGCGCAGCCGATCTGCTGCGCGCGGGTGAATTGGTGGGTTTGCCGACCGAAACGGTCTATGGCCTGGCGGCAGATGCGCTCGATCCGGTTGCAGTGCGCAAGATCTTCGCTGCCAAGGGGCGGCCTGCGGATCATCCGCTGATTGTCCATCTGCCGGACGCCGACCATCTGCCACGCTGGGCGGCGAGCATTCCCAAAGAGGCGGTGGCGCTGGCGCGCGCGTACTGGCCGGGGCCGCTAACCCTTATCCTGAAACGCGAGAGCGGGGTGCCGGATGAGGTGACTGGCGGTCAGGATACCGTTGGCGTCCGGGTGCCGGCGCATCCGGTTGCGCTCGCCCTGCTGCGTGTTTTCGATTCCGGTCTGGCTGCACCCAGCGCCAATCGCTTCGGCCGCATCAGCCCCACTACGGCGGCGCATGTCGCTGACGAGTTGGCCGGCAGGCTTGCAATGGTGCTCGACGGTGGTCCCTGTGAAGTCGGGATCGAGTCCACCATTCTCGATCTGTCCAGACTTGCGGAGCATGGGCCGGAGATCTTGCGTCCCGGTGCGATCTCGCCGGAAGACATCGCCGCGGTCATCGGCCGGCGACCGCATGTGCGTGGTGAGGCGAGCGCGATCGATGATGCGGTGGTGCCACGCGTGTCCGGCGCACTGGCGGCCCACTACGCGCCGCGAACCCCGCTGTGCCTGATCGACGGTGTGCGCCTGGTCGAAGAGGCCTCCGTGCTGGCGGGCGAGGGTAGTCGGGTCGCGGTATTGGCGCGCACGGTGGCGGATCCGCATGACGCACGCCTGATCTGGAGGTCGGCGCCGGCTACCGCTGCGCCCTATGCGCACGAACTCTATGCCACCCTGCGCGAGCTCGATGCGCTCGGTGCCGATTTCATCGTGGTTGAGGAACTGCCGCGGACGCTGGAGTGGCGTGCGATAGGGGATCGCCTTGGACGGGCAGCAGTGGGGTCCGGGGGCGAAAGCGACGAAACATGA